DNA sequence from the Amycolatopsis sp. Hca4 genome:
AGCCGTCCGGGTCGGTGAACGCCGAAGCCGCGCCGCCGACCGCGATCCGGTGCGAGCCGCTGCCCTCGGGAGCGACGCCGGCGTCCTTCGCGAGCGCCTTGCGGCGGTACAGCGCCAGCTTGACCGGGCTCTCGCCGGCCTCGAACTCGACGTACATCTTGCCGAAGCTCTTGCCGACGGTCAGGCCCTGGCCGACGTAGAACTTCTTGCTGGCGGCCACATCGGCGGCGCCCAGCAGGAGCACGACGGCGTCGATCTCGCGGGTGGCCGGCCCGGTGTTCTTCTTCGCGGAGGTCGCGAGCTTCCAGATCGTCCCGTCCGGCGCGCGGAGGGTGCCGCCGTAGCCCCACATGGACTTGGTGGCCGGCTTGATGGTCGTCGCCCCGGCCTTCAGGGCCGTCTCGATCAGGGAGTCGACGTCCGCGGGCTGCGGCACGGTGAGGGAGAGGGTGAACCCGCGGAAGCCGTCGCTCGGCGCGTCCGAGACGCGGAAGCGCAGCTGGGTGGTGAGCCCGAAGGCCTCGGCGTAGAAGCGCTCGGCGGCGGCGGTGTCGGCGACTTCGAGGGTGATGGTTTCGATGTTCGTCATGCCGGTAACGCTAGGTCCGGGCCGCTGACCGGCGCTTCTCGATTCCTGATCGGTCTGCGGGGCCCTCGCGGAAAAAGGAGTGGGCGGGGACCGCGGAGGCTGATAGCTTGCTTCCGACCGTGACCCGGCCCGAGGAGGTGAGACCCGTGAACGTTGTACGCAATGGGTGCTCCCTCTCGTCGTCACGGGCGGGCGGCTGACGCAGGTGTCGCCGGGAGCCCTCCTCCCGAAAGGCGACACCATGGAACACACGCATCAACGGCCGGGCGTGGCCGGCCGCGGGGAAGTCTCCCGGCGGCCGGACGGCCGCCTCTTCCTCAGCATCGACACGTGGACCGACGAGGAGTTCGCGCTG
Encoded proteins:
- a CDS encoding glyoxalase; this translates as MTNIETITLEVADTAAAERFYAEAFGLTTQLRFRVSDAPSDGFRGFTLSLTVPQPADVDSLIETALKAGATTIKPATKSMWGYGGTLRAPDGTIWKLATSAKKNTGPATREIDAVVLLLGAADVAASKKFYVGQGLTVGKSFGKMYVEFEAGESPVKLALYRRKALAKDAGVAPEGSGSHRIAVGGAASAFTDPDGFAWETTASASLS